In Desulforamulus hydrothermalis Lam5 = DSM 18033, a genomic segment contains:
- a CDS encoding YwgA family protein, translating into MFDAAFKLLNLFSQVGEIHGRKKLQKMVHLLKKGGVAFPFKYEYHHYGPYSAQLQSEINSLVYNGFLAEKKENDTYVYSLTDQGRRFKEKLAECLHYQFEIKKTLVNLLAEKNSQFLEMVSTFAFLIDAGYDAAAAKEKCLELKPHLQKHIDEAIAFYEKNFLQ; encoded by the coding sequence ATGTTTGATGCTGCTTTTAAGTTACTGAATTTATTTAGCCAGGTTGGTGAAATACATGGGCGAAAAAAGTTACAGAAAATGGTGCATTTACTAAAAAAAGGTGGAGTAGCTTTTCCTTTTAAGTACGAGTATCATCATTACGGCCCTTATTCTGCTCAACTGCAGTCGGAAATAAACTCCCTTGTATACAATGGGTTTTTAGCGGAGAAAAAAGAAAACGATACTTATGTATATTCATTGACGGATCAGGGACGCAGGTTTAAAGAGAAACTGGCTGAATGTCTCCATTATCAATTTGAAATAAAGAAGACTTTGGTTAATCTTTTGGCTGAGAAAAACTCACAGTTTTTGGAGATGGTCAGCACCTTTGCTTTTCTCATAGACGCCGGTTATGATGCGGCCGCAGCCAAGGAAAAATGTTTAGAACTAAAACCGCATTTGCAAAAGCACATTGATGAGGCAATTGCTTTTTATGAGAAAAACTTTTTACAATAA
- a CDS encoding FAD-dependent oxidoreductase, whose translation MNKINKVWLLLPAALLAAALLWLAGGRQAERQVVPLKQSTVKDSYDVLVVGGDPEGVAAAVAAARSGQKTLLVDTRPVLGGLMTRGWLNSLDMNYGPDKEILNKGIFQEFFAGVEGDSFDVITAANVLHRLVNREANLDVLPGARAVFPIVDGVPRPLRRPGQSAAAPELAADEVLPLAARQPAVAGRPAGAQPALNGVQVVLADRSVKNILAGRLIDATQDADLAAAAGVPFTYGQEDLGNPHKVMAVTLVFKLEGISNANWVRLMAHLNSRRLQAPPDSAERHSGANWHSAWGFDNIMKDYQPALSQVGMRGLNLGRQRDGSVLVNALQVYGIDGLRREDRRQAVALARQELPRIVEYIKEHVPGLHNARLAATAPELYVRETRHIQALYRLTVDDVLENRDFPDRIAFGSYPIDIQATDPHFRGNVVGVPVRYAVPFRCLVPRGADNLLVVGRSAGFDSLAHGSARVIPVGMATGQAAGVAAALSLQADVSFARLAQDAGLVKQLQERLMAQGVALQAKPLPPPPETRHWAYEGLKFMRRYGLAAGGYSNNYRLDEDMPETQFINGLHWVARLAGAPVQQPPLLYAEGNELTLPDVAYMLACYTGHRFNKAEAYDYLTAQGFWDPQIIKRVQENRGVVTVGAGYMLLRDFARWLDREGTAGR comes from the coding sequence ATGAACAAGATAAACAAGGTGTGGCTGCTGTTGCCGGCAGCCCTGCTGGCTGCGGCGCTGCTTTGGCTGGCGGGCGGCCGCCAGGCTGAGCGACAGGTGGTGCCCCTTAAACAAAGCACCGTTAAGGATAGTTACGATGTGCTGGTGGTGGGGGGAGATCCCGAAGGGGTGGCGGCGGCAGTGGCAGCCGCCCGCAGCGGGCAAAAAACCCTGCTGGTAGATACCCGGCCGGTGCTGGGGGGCTTGATGACCCGGGGCTGGCTGAACAGCCTGGATATGAATTACGGGCCGGATAAAGAAATTTTAAATAAAGGTATTTTCCAGGAGTTTTTTGCCGGTGTGGAAGGAGATTCCTTTGATGTGATTACCGCCGCCAATGTGCTGCACCGCCTGGTTAACCGGGAGGCCAACCTGGATGTTTTGCCCGGCGCCAGGGCGGTGTTCCCCATTGTTGACGGCGTGCCCCGGCCCCTGCGGCGGCCCGGCCAGTCGGCGGCGGCGCCTGAGCTGGCTGCCGACGAGGTGCTGCCCCTGGCGGCCCGGCAGCCGGCTGTGGCCGGCCGGCCGGCGGGAGCGCAGCCGGCCCTCAACGGCGTGCAGGTGGTGCTGGCAGACCGGAGTGTCAAAAACATCCTGGCCGGGCGGCTGATAGACGCCACCCAGGACGCCGACCTGGCGGCGGCGGCGGGCGTGCCCTTTACCTACGGGCAGGAGGATTTGGGCAACCCGCACAAGGTGATGGCGGTGACCCTGGTGTTCAAGCTGGAAGGCATCAGCAATGCTAACTGGGTTCGCCTGATGGCGCATTTGAACAGCAGGCGGTTGCAGGCGCCGCCGGACAGCGCGGAACGGCACAGCGGCGCCAACTGGCACAGCGCCTGGGGCTTTGATAATATAATGAAGGATTATCAGCCGGCGCTGTCCCAGGTGGGTATGCGGGGGCTTAACCTGGGGCGGCAGCGGGACGGCAGCGTGCTGGTTAATGCCCTGCAGGTGTACGGCATCGACGGGCTGCGCCGGGAGGATCGCCGGCAGGCGGTGGCCCTGGCCCGGCAGGAGCTGCCCCGCATTGTCGAGTATATTAAAGAACACGTGCCGGGCCTGCACAACGCCCGGCTGGCGGCCACCGCCCCGGAGCTGTATGTGCGGGAAACCCGCCACATCCAGGCGCTGTACCGCTTAACGGTGGATGACGTGCTGGAAAACCGGGATTTTCCCGATCGCATTGCCTTTGGCTCTTATCCCATTGACATCCAGGCCACCGACCCGCATTTCCGGGGCAATGTGGTGGGCGTACCGGTCCGCTATGCGGTGCCTTTCCGCTGCCTGGTGCCCCGGGGAGCCGACAACCTGCTGGTGGTGGGGCGGTCGGCCGGCTTTGATTCCCTGGCCCACGGCAGCGCCCGGGTTATACCGGTGGGCATGGCCACCGGCCAGGCTGCCGGGGTGGCGGCCGCCTTAAGTTTGCAGGCGGATGTTTCCTTTGCCCGGCTGGCCCAGGATGCCGGTCTGGTTAAGCAGTTGCAAGAGCGTCTGATGGCCCAGGGCGTGGCGCTGCAGGCCAAGCCGCTGCCGCCGCCGCCGGAAACCCGCCACTGGGCCTATGAGGGCCTGAAGTTTATGCGCCGCTACGGCCTGGCCGCCGGCGGCTACAGCAACAACTACCGGCTGGATGAAGATATGCCGGAAACCCAGTTTATTAACGGCCTGCACTGGGTGGCCCGGCTGGCCGGGGCGCCGGTGCAGCAGCCGCCCCTGTTGTATGCCGAGGGCAACGAACTGACCCTGCCGGATGTGGCCTACATGCTGGCTTGCTATACCGGCCACCGGTTCAACAAGGCCGAGGCTTACGATTACCTGACGGCCCAGGGTTTCTGGGATCCGCAAATTATTAAGCGGGTGCAGGAAAACCGGGGCGTTGTTACGGTGGGCGCCGGTTACATGCTGCTGCGCGACTTTGCCCGCTGGCTCGACCGGGAGGGCACCGCCGGCCGGTAA
- a CDS encoding HD domain-containing protein — MIRYKKLVFAGGDNVKAIRDPVHNIILFDKAEEKVLLDLIDTREFQRLRRIRQLGFSSFTYPGAEHTRFIHSIGVAHLTKRFIEKISYVKADRCFAKDLIDRKLLIVASALLHDIGHGPFSHALEHITHIPHEEWTKKIIKGKTEVNQVLTAHGINPHDVAEMIQRTHHLKAAVKILSSQLDADRMDYLLRDSKMTGAGYGSFDLEWILNVLRIGKINEDIEIGLDREKGQSIAEDFVMARYYMYINVYFHKTTKSAELMANKIFQRALELHKEQQNILPEGLNLVLSDGISDHTLNKYLELTDDTFWHYIYLWQQNDDPILKNLCKRIITRKLYKAVTQKVDPFELVEKANRVADKTGIPQSYLILRDEASTSSYKDPYLLEPKIDEQQTEKEASEQIFLFDRKGKAQELSDISDVIRQIRNKKIHIERLFVPEEYKKEIFGGDV, encoded by the coding sequence GTGATAAGATACAAAAAACTGGTATTTGCCGGTGGTGACAATGTGAAGGCTATAAGGGATCCCGTTCATAATATAATTTTATTTGACAAAGCGGAAGAAAAAGTGCTGCTGGACTTAATTGACACCAGGGAATTTCAGAGACTGCGCCGCATCAGACAGCTTGGCTTTTCTTCCTTCACCTACCCCGGGGCTGAACACACTCGGTTTATTCATTCTATCGGAGTGGCTCACTTAACTAAAAGATTTATTGAAAAGATAAGCTATGTTAAGGCAGATCGCTGCTTTGCCAAAGACCTTATTGATCGCAAGTTGCTAATTGTTGCATCTGCGTTGCTGCATGATATTGGCCATGGCCCTTTTTCCCATGCTTTAGAACATATTACCCATATACCTCACGAAGAATGGACGAAAAAAATAATTAAAGGAAAAACAGAAGTCAATCAAGTTTTGACTGCGCATGGTATTAATCCTCACGATGTGGCAGAGATGATTCAACGCACCCATCATTTAAAAGCTGCGGTAAAGATTCTATCCAGTCAACTGGATGCAGATCGGATGGATTACTTGCTTCGTGACTCAAAAATGACAGGTGCCGGTTATGGCAGTTTTGATTTAGAATGGATTTTGAACGTACTAAGGATTGGCAAAATTAACGAAGATATAGAAATAGGCTTGGATAGGGAAAAGGGGCAAAGCATTGCTGAGGATTTTGTAATGGCTCGGTATTACATGTATATAAATGTATATTTCCATAAAACTACCAAAAGTGCTGAACTTATGGCAAATAAAATATTTCAAAGGGCCCTGGAGCTGCACAAGGAGCAACAAAATATCTTGCCGGAAGGGTTAAACTTAGTTTTAAGCGACGGCATCTCTGACCACACTTTAAATAAATATCTTGAATTAACAGATGATACTTTTTGGCATTACATTTATTTGTGGCAGCAAAACGATGATCCGATTTTAAAAAATTTATGCAAAAGAATTATTACAAGAAAACTGTATAAAGCCGTTACGCAAAAGGTTGATCCTTTTGAACTGGTTGAAAAGGCTAACCGGGTGGCCGACAAAACAGGCATCCCGCAATCTTATTTAATATTAAGAGACGAGGCAAGTACTAGTTCTTATAAAGATCCTTATTTGCTTGAACCCAAAATTGACGAGCAACAGACAGAGAAAGAAGCTTCAGAACAGATATTTTTATTTGACCGGAAAGGAAAAGCGCAGGAACTTTCCGACATATCTGACGTGATTAGGCAAATCAGAAACAAAAAGATACATATTGAAAGGTTATTTGTACCTGAGGAATACAAAAAAGAAATTTTTGGGGGTGATGTTTAA